In Aedes albopictus strain Foshan chromosome 3, AalbF5, whole genome shotgun sequence, the following are encoded in one genomic region:
- the LOC109409882 gene encoding uncharacterized protein LOC109409882, whose product MNNLLIDTTSSSIVEEPSQDNQALVMCETTTISVDSEPNISNNFNLASMARKNGISGIFVRSESSISNTIPASMVKEQLTSSQENTGLLNADVTTSISVDSESSISNKTNLISMVEEQDIPNQDSQTSISILWAIAMPQLMMIWKATIILMASLVKLTSLDSKRWVHCV is encoded by the exons ATGAACAACCTCTTG ATCGATACGACTTCGTCGAGTATAGTGGAAGAACCCAGCCAGGATAACCAAGCATTGGTTATGTGTGAGACAACTACCATTTCCGTTGATTCAGAACCAAACATTTCG AACAACTTCAACCTAGCAAGTATGGCAAGAAAGAACGGCATTTCCGGTATTTTTGTTCGTTCTGAATCAAGCATTTCG AATACAATTCCGGCAAGTATGGTGAAAGAGCAACTCACATCCAGTCAGGAGAACACAGGATTGCTTAATGCGGATGTGACGACTAGTATTTCTGTCGACTCAGAATCGAGCATTTCG aacaaaaCGAACCTAATAAGTATGGTGGAAGAACAAGACATACCAAATCAGGATAGCCAAACATCCATCTCTATCTTGTGGGCAATTGCAATGCCTCAACTAATg ATGATCTGGAAGGCAACAATAATTCTGATGGCTTCTTTGGTCAAACTGACGTCGCTGGATTCCAAGCGGTGGGTTCATTGCGTTTGA
- the LOC109409883 gene encoding uncharacterized protein LOC109409883 yields the protein MMEIDKNTSIPGDSEFNLLIGTIPCIIVNDQGLPNQDNRTLVNMDDSDSIAGGPESNLSNNTNPTSMVKEQGISSKENLSSINMTETNNITIGLESNLQNDTNPTVMVRELSICSQENIALIEMDEIIPIPVGSEPNNSNNTIPTGTATEEYTPNQDNQAMDISSLWAIGMPKPSMIWKAATIVLTSLVALTPLDPKWFVHGV from the exons atgatgGAAATTGACAAGAATACTAGTATCCCTGGGGATTCAGAATTTAACTTGTTG ATCGGTACGATTCCATGTATTATAGTGAACGATCAGGGCTTGCCTAATCAGGATAACCGAACATTGGTTAATATGGATGATTCAGACAGCATTGCTGGTGGTCCAGAATCAAACCTTTCG AATAATACGAACCCAACTAGTATGGTGAAGGAACAAGGTATATCTAGTAAGGAAAACCTATCATCGATTAACATGACTGAGACAAACAACATTACTATTGGCCTAGAATCGAACCTTCAG aacGATACAAATCCAACAGTTATGGTGAGAGAACTAAGTATATGTAGTCAGGAAAACATAGCATTGATTGAAATGGACGAGATAATTCCTATACCTGTTGGTTCAGAACCAAACAATTCG aacAATACGATTCCAACCGGTACGGCTACAGAAGAATACACACCCAATCAGGACAATCAAGCTATGGATATTTCCAGCCTTTGGGCAATTGGAATGCCCAAACCAAGT ATGATCTGGAAGGCAGCCACAATTGTGCTGACTTCTTTGGTCGCGCTGACTCCGCTGGATCCCAAGTGGTTTGTTCATGGTGTTTGA